One Mercurialis annua linkage group LG3, ddMerAnnu1.2, whole genome shotgun sequence DNA window includes the following coding sequences:
- the LOC126672467 gene encoding uncharacterized protein LOC126672467, translated as MVGLLSYKDLAIRYSKCCSGDSTHLKDKNADLLSNLRCKKLSDFQWYKSTFLSRVVLREDSKQPFWKEKFLAGLPTLLGEKFNTKTRSRDLSRSQTPKTSKMGIKKNRGTKSASKRFRDFRPRSKDKNHDTHHKKHYYKKPYRKSFRKQYDKPKTNKANLKDITCYKCGKKGHISKYCRVSRKIQELHLEGEVLDRIEALLAYSSDSETEMSSEGQNPQFDELVTTSSSSSDSNSDDDYESKHVNVLIKEQNLILDVIQHISNPQKQKKCLDQLKKSLEEEPKTVETNIPSTSTGLYDLTTILD; from the exons ATGGTGGGATTATTATCTTACAAAGATCTAGCAATTAGATATTCTAAATGTTGTTCAG GAGATTCCACACATCTTAAAGATAAAAACGCAGACCTTTTGTCAAACCTTAGATGTAAAAAACTTAGTGATTTCCAATGGTATAAATCAACATTTCTCTCTAGAGTCGTGCTTAGGGAAGACTCTAAGCAACCATTTTGGAAAGAAAAGTTCTTGGCCGGTCTCCCAACCCTGTTAGGAGAAAAG TTTAACACAAAAACAAGGTCTAGAGATCTGTCAAGATCTCAAACTCCAAAAACATCTAAAATGGGAAttaagaaaaa CAGAGGAACAAAAAGTGCGTCTAAAAGATTTAGAGATTTTCGTCCTAGATCCAAAGATAAAAACCATGATACTCATCATAAAAAACATTATTACAAAAAACCTTACAGAAAATCTTTCAGAAAACAATATGATAAGCCTAAAACAAATAAAGCCAACTTAAAAGATATTACTTGTTACAAATGTGGTAAGAAAGGCCATATATCTAAATATTGCAGAGTATCTAGGAAAATCCAGGAACTTCATTTAGAAGGTGAAGTCCTAGATCGAATAGAAGCCTTGTTAGCATATTCTTCTGACTCTGAAACTGAAATGTCTTCAGAAGGTCAAAATCCTCAATTTGACGAACTAGTTACTACTTCTTCGTCTAGTTCTGATTCTAActctgatgatgattatgaatcAAAGCATGTCAATGTTCTTATAAAGGAACAAAACTTGATCTTAGATGTAATCCAGCATATTAGTAATCCTCAAAAGCAGAAAAAATGTCTAGATCAGCTCAAAAAATCCTTAGAAGAAGAACCTAAAACTGTAGAAACAAATATCCCTTCTACTAGTACAGGATTGTATGATCTTACAACTATTCTTGATTGA